The window GACGTCGCCGGTCCCCCCGGCAGAATCGACCTCTCCACGGCTACGGAGCGTCGGGCGGTGGGGTTCGTCTCAGGGCCGGGCGACGGCCGCCTGCGGGGCCAGCATGTATGCCGGCTCCCACCGAGGATTCATGACGATGACGCCCCCGACGAGCATCAGCCAGCCCCCGACCCAGAACCAGATGACCAGGGGGTTATAGTACATCTCCAGGGTCGCCCCCTGGTTCTCGTCCCACGCCCCCAGGACGAGATAGACGTCGCCCCGCCACGTCGAGTAGATGGCCACGTTTGTGACGGGCTGGTCGGCGTTGGGATGGAATTCCCGGCCGGGGGCCAAGCGGGTCACGACCCGGTCGCCCCGTTGAAGGACGACGGAGGCCGTGACGAGGTCCTTGTGGGGGAAGCGCTGGAGACGAAGGCCCTCGTATTTCAGCGTGTAGCCCTGCAGATGGGCCGTGTCGCCGGGCCGAAGGAACACCTCCCGCTTGACCTGGTAGAAGGCCGAGCCGACGATGCCGAAGAACAGCAGGACGACGCCCAGGTGGACGATATAACCGCCGTAGCGACGGGGGTGTTTCACGAAGAGCTTCCCAAAGGCCGTCCAGACGGGCTCACTGTACATCCGGCGTCGGGCCCGGACGCCCCGGTAAAACTCGAGGGCCGTCGTGGCCAGGACCAGGACGCCGGCCCCCACAAAGGCCAGGGGGAGAGGCTCCCGCAGGCCGAGGGCGAATAGGACCGATGCCGCGACCAGTGTAAAGACCGACGGCAGGAGGAGGTTCCGCTCAAAGTTCGTCCACGTCGCCCGCCGCCAGGCGATCAGCGGGCAGATCCCCGTGAGGATCAGGAGGGCCAGGCCCAGGGGGGCCGTGACCTGATTGAAGAAGGGCGCCGCCACGGTGATCCGATGCCCCTTCACCAGGTCCGACACGAGGGGGAAGAGCGTTCCCCACAGGACCGCAAAGCAGATGCCCGTCAGGAGCAGGTTGTTGAACAGAAAACTGCTCTCCTTCGACAGGACGGCCTCGATCCGCTGGGCGCTCCGGATGACCGGCCATCGGATATACAGGAGGGCCAGGCCATAAAAGAGGATGAAGCTCAAGAAGACGATGAAGTAGTCCCCGATAGGCGAGACGGCGAAGGCATGGACCGACGAGAGGATCCCGCTCCGGGTGATGAACGTCCCCAGGACCGACAGCAGGAACGTCGCCATGATCAGCGTGATGTTCCAGGCCCGGAGCATGTTCTTCTTTTCCTGGACCATGATGGAATGCAAATAGGCCGTCGAGAGGAGCCAGGGCATCAGGGAGGCGTTCTCGACGGGGTCCCACGCCCAGTAGCCGCCCCAGCCGAGCTCCTGGTAGGCCCACCGGCTCCCGATGAGGATCCCCGCCGTCAGGAAGAACCAGGGCACGAGCGCCCACCGACGGACGGCGACCAGCCACTCCAGGTTCATCCGGCCCGTGACGAGGGCGGCGACGGCAAAGGCGAAGGGGACCGTGAAACCGACGTAACCGAGGTACAAGTTAGGCGGATGGATGGCCATCAACGGTCGCTGGAGGATGGGATTCAACCCCCGGCCCTCACCGACGGCTTCCGGGACGGGCGTGAAGGGGTTCGCCGCAAACAAGATCGTCGTCAGAAAAAAGAGCTGGACCAGGGCCAGCGTCGCGCTCACGTAGGGGAGCCACAGGCGTCGCCGGTGGCGGTTTTGAAGCAAGACCAAGGCCGTGTACAGGCTCAGGATCCAGACCCAGAACAGGAGTGACCCCTCCTGCCCGCCCCAGAGGGCCGCCAGGGCGTACAGGCGGGGGATCTTACTGGACGAATGCTGAACGATATATGCCAGGTCGAAGTTGTTCGTATACAACGCCTGCCATAGGAGGAAGACGGCCATCGACAGGACCAAGGTGGTCGCCCCCAGGGCGTGTTCCCCCGAGCGGACCCAGGGCTCCCGACGCCGGAGGCCTCCCCAGACGCTGGCCGCCATCGCGTAAAGCGCCATCAGCCAGGCCCCAGCCAGGAGAATTGTCCCGACAAACGCCACCGGGTATTGGGAAGGGTCGTAATGGATCCACGGAAAGTGCATGATCTACTCCTGCTTCCGGTCTCCTTGGCTTTCCTCAGGCCGCAGACCATTCAATCCGACCATAGACCACAGACCATGGACCTCAGACCGTAGACCGGCTTGGGCCCCGGGGGTCTATGGTCTGTGGTCCATGGTCTGTGGTCTGTGGTCTATGGTCTGTAGCCGATGTTCTTTTTCACGGCCGGCCCGCATCGGCCTGATACTTCGACGGACACTTGGTCAGCAGGCGGGTCGCCTCGATGTGATTCCGGCGGGCGTCGTACCGGCCCTCGACGACGACCTCGATGCCGTCCTTGAACATGTCGGATACCACGCCCTCGTAGTGGACCGTCACCCGCCGCTGGCCGTCCGTGACGGCAAAGTCGTATACCAGCCGCTGGGGGGCCTTGCGGATAGAGCCGGGCTCGACCCGCGCATTGATGCGAACGCCCTTGCCGTCGACCTCGGCGGCCATCCGTTCGAGCTCGTCCAGATGCAGGTAGTACTGTTGCTGGCCCCGCATCCCGGAAAAGACCAGGTAGCCGATGAGCAAAATCCCGAGACTCAGGGCTCCGATGACGATCTCGCGCGCTCGCAGACGCATGAGTGTCCCTCCGGTTCATCCGGCCGTCCGGACGCTCGGCCACTCGGCCGGTGGGCCCGACAGCCGCATTCCTACCCCCGGGCCTCCAGGGGGACGTAGTCCCGACGGCCGGGGCCCATATAAATCTGACGCGGCCGGGCGATCCGCTGTTCGGTATCTAAGATGAGTTCTTGCCACTGGGCGAGCCACCCGGCCGTCCGGGCGATGGCAAACAGGACGGGAAACATCTCGACGGGGAAGCCCATCGCTTGATAGATGATGCCCGAGTAGAAGTCCACGTTCGGGTACAGCCGCCGCTGGACAAAGTAGTCGTCTTCCAGGGCGATCCGCTCGAGCTCTAAGGCGATGTCGATGAGAGGGTTCCGACCCGTGACCTCAAAGACTTCGTTCGCGATTTGCTTAATGATGCGGGCCCGGGGGTCGTAGCTCTTGTAGACCCGATGGCCGAATCCCATGAGTCGCGTCT of the bacterium HR11 genome contains:
- the ccmF gene encoding Cytochrome c-type biogenesis protein CcmF; its protein translation is MHFPWIHYDPSQYPVAFVGTILLAGAWLMALYAMAASVWGGLRRREPWVRSGEHALGATTLVLSMAVFLLWQALYTNNFDLAYIVQHSSSKIPRLYALAALWGGQEGSLLFWVWILSLYTALVLLQNRHRRRLWLPYVSATLALVQLFFLTTILFAANPFTPVPEAVGEGRGLNPILQRPLMAIHPPNLYLGYVGFTVPFAFAVAALVTGRMNLEWLVAVRRWALVPWFFLTAGILIGSRWAYQELGWGGYWAWDPVENASLMPWLLSTAYLHSIMVQEKKNMLRAWNITLIMATFLLSVLGTFITRSGILSSVHAFAVSPIGDYFIVFLSFILFYGLALLYIRWPVIRSAQRIEAVLSKESSFLFNNLLLTGICFAVLWGTLFPLVSDLVKGHRITVAAPFFNQVTAPLGLALLILTGICPLIAWRRATWTNFERNLLLPSVFTLVAASVLFALGLREPLPLAFVGAGVLVLATTALEFYRGVRARRRMYSEPVWTAFGKLFVKHPRRYGGYIVHLGVVLLFFGIVGSAFYQVKREVFLRPGDTAHLQGYTLKYEGLRLQRFPHKDLVTASVVLQRGDRVVTRLAPGREFHPNADQPVTNVAIYSTWRGDVYLVLGAWDENQGATLEMYYNPLVIWFWVGGWLMLVGGVIVMNPRWEPAYMLAPQAAVARP
- the ccmE gene encoding Cytochrome c-type biogenesis protein CcmE; this encodes MRLRAREIVIGALSLGILLIGYLVFSGMRGQQQYYLHLDELERMAAEVDGKGVRINARVEPGSIRKAPQRLVYDFAVTDGQRRVTVHYEGVVSDMFKDGIEVVVEGRYDARRNHIEATRLLTKCPSKYQADAGRP